From the genome of Sphingobacterium sp. UGAL515B_05:
CAACAGCCGCACGTCCGTACTGGTAATAGTTGCCAAGTAACGCTGCCGAACTTGGATTTTGGTCAGGATTAAGGCTTGTATCGGCCCCTAAATTATGTCTCATCCAAATTTGGTCGCCGATCTTTGTCGCATACTGTCCGAGGTACACCAGGTTGCCATCCCTAGGTTCGATGGTCAGGTTGAGTCTGTAAGCTACGCCTGGCGTAATGTTCAAATTGGTAATTGGCGGCATATCCGTACGTGTCAATGTACCGATTGTTAATTTCGAAAAGGTTAACGTAGCGGTCGTAGATTGACCGTTCAAGATATTGATTCCTGTAACCGATGCTGTGTTAAAGCCAGTAAATCCGACCGCAAGATTTCCTGCGGTACCTATTCGGGTTATTGTACCATCAGACAATGCTATAGACGCATTTGGATAATGTGAATCGAAGGCCGCCTCGAGTTCTTTAATAGACTTACCTGTTGCAGACGCATCTACTGTTGTTGTAATCTCGCTGAACTGGTGGACAAAAACGATATTTAGGTAATTATCACCAGAAGATGAAATAAGCATGTCTTTTCGAAAATACATGAAGTCGGCTGTCCCTTCCAAAGACGAGATTGATGTGCCATCCAGCGTTTTATTATTGTCGTCCTGGAAGTTTACAGCGGCATTAGCCGATGTACTGTTGATCGAATATGCAACAAATTTATACGTTGCCCCACCATGAAGCAGCAAAGCCGCGGTATTGGATTCAAGCCCGCGCGTGTAATCTCTTTCGGCCACATAATGTCCGGTAGCATCGTAGACCAATAGTTTATACTGGGTATTAGGCTTCATATCGCTTATAGTACGCGCTTTTTTCCCGGAAACCATCGACTCCGCTTTGGTCACCTGTGTGGTCACCGGACTCCAAGTAACGGTCAAATCGAAGTCTTTATCAATAGGGAGACGACGTCGCTGAGCAGCATTTGCCTGCCGAGAAGTGGTTAAATGATCAGCAGTAGTCTGATTTGCAGAGACATCAGCAAATTGTGCAACAGATGCCGTAATTTTTACTTCCATTGTCCCCAAAGCGACTTGCCCTTTATCTTTTTTACAGGAGGACACCATACCCGCTAACAGGAACAACATCACGCCAATAAATTCAATCGATAAACTCATTTTTACATCTTTCATAATCTTACTTATTCATCTCTTTTTTTATTACCAGCCTAGGTTACGGTTGTCGTCGGCTTTATTTTCCCACTGATCTTTCACCTCATTCGATTCACTTGTTGGTTGCGTGGGTGTTGAACCTGCTCCGATACCTTCTTCCATCATAATTTTGATAACCTCCATTTGTGGGGCTTCATAAAATGATTTCTTTTTGTTTTCAGTTTTCATAATTAATCGTATTCAAAAGATAATTGGACTTTATTTTTTATTCCAATCGCAGCCTTATCGTTGCAAAAAATTGCTTCTTCCATAAGGGTTGACGAGTCAGATTATCTAAATTTATCGGATATTTCTTTATTGTACCAATCGGCCTCACCTTATCGAAAACTTGACCTAAACCAAAGAAAATACTTTTCAACAAAAAGAATAAAAAACTAAAAACCAAGTGTTTAAATAAAAAAGAACGCTTAAAATCAATTGGTAAAATAGATCATTTTCGCTTTTTTTTGTTAGAGTTTTAACAAGAGAAGGAAGAAAACCAACAATTCTTTTTGACGCTATAGCTTGTCTTTGTCACGCGATAGCTGGGCCTTTCTTCAAAACAGCCTGAAGTTGCTCCAAAGCAATTCCCGCTGCAATATATTTTTCAATAAAATGAAATCTTGTCTTCTTAATCGAGGATTAGGAAAACTACTTCCATGATTAGGAAAACTTTTTCTCCTATCCCTTTCCTTAATTTTGAATGTTCGATCTTTTTCAGTGTTAAAACAGGCTCTAATCACCTCCTGCCTTTATCTGCAGGAAAAAGACTTGGCGATAGACACTCATAAAAAAGAAGAAAACTGACGAGCAGTGTTCGAAGTTTTCTATCTCTTTGATGGGGCTATTTACGAATGCAAAAGATAATATAAATTATAGATAGAGATAATAACATACTAAATGCAATTACGGACAAATATTTTAAATGGGCCCGATCAGAATGTCGACGTGAAAGACCATATCGTCTACTTACCCTTATTTGGTGCAAGTGCAGCAGGGGAATTTCAATCTTCCGATGCCTATGTTTTCTTTTTCTTTGAAAAGGGTGACGGCCTGCATAGCATCGATTATCTGGATTATCCGGTAAAATCTTCGGAAGTTCACATTACATTTCCCAATCAAGTGCAATCGTGGACTTTTCAGACCGACAGCATTGGACACAGGCTCATCGTCAGTAATACGTTTATTGCACAATTGATGAATGAGGCTGATCAGTTTAATTATGCCACCAACAAATTTCCGGTAATAAAGGTCTCAGATTTTGATTTCAAAGATTTAGTGGCTAACCTGAAAGTTATCGCGCGGGAACTCGCGCGACCACAAATCAATTGGCAGATTGTCAACCTACGTGTTCGTTTGATATTGCTAATTCTTAACGCAAAGATTTCGGCTGAGCTTCATTCGTCTAAAAAAACAAGCAACAGCAACATCATTACTATAGCAGACAATTTCAAAGCGCTGCTCAACAAGCACATTAGAGAGACACGTTCAGTACATTTCTATTCGGATGAATTATTTGTTAGTGCCAATTACCTGGGAATATTATGCAAGCGTGTTTTTGGCAAAAGTGCGAAAACTATTATCAATGAAAGACTGCTCCTGGAGGCAAAAAGATTATTACTGGGCACCAATTATTCCGTTAAGGAAATCGCATACAAACTTGGGTTTACCGATATGGCTAATTTTTCGTCTTTTATCAAGCATATGACTGGAAATAGTCCGAAAGAAATCCGTCAGCAGCAAGCGGAGAGCACCGGGACGGCACAGTCACAGCTCGTCTCGGAATAATCAAGAAGGACAAGTCCATCAAGTGACCTGCCCTTCGTTCATTACATGGAAAATATAAAGTTAAACGGTTGCCGATGTAGTTACATCACCTTACCACCATTTTAATTGTTCACAACGTTACGTACACAGCGTATAACAGTACCCAAGCTGGGTGCAGTCTGTATAATAGACGTATTTCCATAGGTGCCATTATTAACTTGTGCATATAGCACGTAGTTATTGTTATTTGCTGTATTAAACTGGTTACTACGATATTGAATTGTTCCGGTTCCATTGGAACTTCCAGAAGGAATTTCCTGAATATTACCATTCGCATCCCGATAGCCGTAAAATGATAGTACCAAATTGTTATCTGGATAGGCGGAATTTGCCGGCTGAGAACCAAACCAGGCAATACTATAGCGATAGCCATCCGCCACCTGCAACATAGATACAGTACGGTTTGTATTTTGTGACAGCTGCGTCATTTCCTTTGGATTGTTAAGTTCTTGCGGTAATCTCCAAGTTCCCTCCGGATAAACGCGCCTACACTCATCTACAGAGCCATAATCTGTACCACTAGGAACCGTTGTTCCAAAGTTCCAATACTCCGTATTTACATTCGCATAAGCATAGTTATTGTTTGGCCGGAAACGATAGGCATCCGAATTACCGGCACTATAGGATCCGCCATACAATTTGTTCACATCATAAATCAGATTTGTTCTAGCCCAAATGAGTCCATTGATGTTAATTCCTGACTCGATCAATCTGATACTCGTGCTCGATAAAGTTCCCTTCGTAAGGTTCAAGGCATTGCTATGTGCAATGGGAACTATCGTATTGGCCGCAAATGTACGGATCGTATTATCGTCGAGCGTAATCTGAAGTGCATTTAGCTTCACACATAGATTATTTGCAGGAATGGTCGTATTACTGGCTGTAAAGAAACGGCCGATTTTTTCGGCATTTCCCCAGCGGTTATCGACGATCTGCATTTGGTCGCCCCGAAGCGGATCAGCATCACGGAGATTGGCGAAAGTGCCATTAAAAATATTAAAATCACCTGTCTGAACAATATTACTAAAAGAGCCTCCTGTCCCCTGACCTATGCTCAGAACCGAATTATCCATCAGCCCGCCAAACAAGCCACGTGTATTTAAACTTAATTCGATAGCCGCCATCTGACGTAAAAACAAGATGTCAAGATAATTTTCACCTTCTTGCCCCGTGATCGCTCCGGACGCAAACATAAAATCCCTGTTGGCAAGATCAGCACCTTGAATGGAACCCGATCCATCGATGTCAGGGGCTGTACTTTGGTCATTGACTGAAATGGCATACCAGTGATACGCGGTATTAACAGCAATCCTTAAATTCGGATCCTGATCAGCAGTGAGTACTTCATTATAAATCGGCGTCGAATTGCCGTCTTTCATAAAAATCAACCTAAATTTAATGCTGTTATTAAGAGGAACATCTGCTGCTCGCAGCGGCGAAGTAGCGGAAGCAGCCTTTAGACCGTTTGTTTGCGCTGCACTGGCATTACTCTGCACAGTTGTTGTAAAATCAAAATCCTTTCCGCCATGGATAAGCAGTGGTGGGGTTGATTTTGATATAGAAGCCAATTTTTCACCGGTTCTATTTTCCGTTTCATTGATCCTATTGATTTGCCCATCGGCAATAAACCGGGCCGAACGAATAGTCAAATTGCCACTTAACGCTTGTTCTTGCTTGTCCTTAATTGAACAGGATGTGGAAAAAAAAAGCAGTGCCCCCAAAAGGACACCGAAGTTAAAATTTTTAAGAACCTTTACCATAATACTTATAGATCAAAATCTTTGTTATTGGACCAGCCCGCATCGTACGATTGCTCCATGACTGATTGTCCGTTTGCTCCATGTCCTTCTCCCCCAGTATTTACATTACCTGATCCGGCTGCAATAGACTGTTCAAATTCAATTTGAAAGGCTTCTACTTTTGGTGCAACATATTTCAGTTTTTGTCCTTTTTGATGTGTTTTCATTTGTCGCGCTGTTTTTTAATTATGTTTAAATAAAAAAATCGTTGCAAATTTACAGCACATCTTTCTGGCTAGGATTATGAGAATTCTATCAAGAATTGTTAAAATTCGCTATATTGATCAAATGCTGTTAGGCCAGCCACCGAAATCCCGACATCATGGTCACAGGACTTTTGCATAAGCACAGCAAATTCATTGGAAAAGGATATAGTCGATTTTTTTCCAGGAATAGATAAAAAAGTAAAGGTCGGACTTGCGCCCGACCTTTACATCCATTTTTACCCTGGGATTCCATTGGATACTGAAACTGACGCAATTTTAGTTTACAGCTCAATCTTCCTCCCAAAACTATCAAATTATATATCCTCACAAAGATCGGATTCAAACTTCATAGATTAGTTTATCTCATTATTAAACTATTTTATGGTTTTATCTATTTGAACTTTTTTCCATTCCCAGGATGTTCATGCGATAAGGCCACGCGCTAATAGCTAAACCAAACAACAAGCAAAATAAGCCATTGCACAAAGATACATAACCAAAAGGATTTGCTACTTGGTTCTGTTAAGATTTCGAGTACCTGCATAAACTTCGATCTTAGGATCGCATAAAAGCTATCGTTCTTGTCTAAATCGAGTGCATCAAATTTCACTTTATTCAGGCCAAAAACGACAATTCGTTTCACCCAAGGGTTCTCAATTTTGGTATTTTTCACGTCATTGATCAATTTAAGTTTCGCAAAAGAATAATCAGCGACATTTTGTATTACGTCGGGCTGATTCGATTGAAAAACCAACATCGCTTTATCAAATGCTGGAAGAATGAGATCATCCTGCCTTTCCTCTACAACAAGACTTGCAATCTTTGAAAACACATATTTGTTGCTAAAAATAAAAAGTAGTACAGGGAGCAGGATCAATCCAATCAACCAAATGAATCTAGCTGCGGCTTGCGCAGGACTGACCGTCGAAAAGAAAGCTTCATGGCTAGCCTTAAACTGTAAACTGCCAACCACCAAATACAGTAAAGTCGAAACAATAGCCAGCAAATAATATTTGACTAAGCTTTTTGTCCCCAATACGCTCAATTTTTTTAAATACGATAACTGCGTTTTCATCCTGTTAAAATTAATTACTCTAATTTAGCATTATTCACCAAACATTGATCCATAGGTTTAATTCCCGATCGCTTTCATTTTAAATCCGCTAGGAAAAAATTTTTATTCGTTGATCCACGTTAGCCCACCCCACCTACTTCCTTATAAATAATTTATAAAAAATTTGCGTAGCCAAATAACTACACTTATATTCGTAATCAAATAAATCAATATGAACTTAAGACGAGATGTTTTCCAAGCTATAGCAGACCCAACCAGAAGAGCAATTTTACTTCTTCTAGCCTCACAAGCCATGACTGCAGGTGCAATTGCAGCCAATTTCAATACGGCAAGACCGACCGTTTCAAAGCATTTGCAAATATTGACGGAATGTGAATTATTAAAGTCTCAACAAAATGGACGTGAGATATACTACCAACTGAACCCAGCAAAGATGAAAGAAATTGCGGATTTTATCGAACCTTTCCGTCAAATGTGGGACGACAGATTCAACAAATTGGAAGCTATTATGCAAAACTACAAGAACAAATAATATGGAGCCAAAAACTAAGGTCCAGGCAGAGGACAATAAACAGGAGATTATCATTACAAGGGAATTCGATTTACCAGTTGAACTACTCTTCAAAGCATACGAAGATCCCGAAATTTTCGAACAGTGGATGGGAACCAAAGTCCTGAAATTGGAAAATAAAAAGCATGGCTCCTATGCATTGGAAACTTCGCATAATGGCCAGGTCATGTTCAAAGCAAATGGAGCGATACATGAATTCCTCCCCAATCAACGCATCACACGGACTTTTGAAATGGAAAACAGCGCATTTCCCGTACAGTTGGAATATTTAACATTTGAAAAATTAAGTGCAGAACGCAGTAGTCTTCACATCCATATTATATTTCAGTCGGTCGCCTTTCGGAACCAGCTGTTACAGATGCCTTTTGCGCAAGGAATCAATATGGCGCACAATAGATTACAGGAAATTCTTGCTAAACTTACCTAAAACCCTACATGATGAATCTAAAAATTGAATATTTTTTTGAAAATGCGACGAGATGGAACGAAGAATTCAATCTGTTGAGAGAAATTGTCCGTGGCAATAAAACACTGCAAGAAGATTATAAATGGATGCATCCGTGTTATACACTGGAAGGTAAAAATGTCGTATTGATACACGGCTTTAAAGAATACTGTGCGCTGCTATTCCATAAAGGTGTATTATTAAAAGATCCCAAAAATATACTGATCCAGCAAACTGAAAATGTTCAGTCGGCCAGACAGCTTAGATTCACCACTCTTGAGCAGATAGCATCATTACGGGAGGTGATATCGGCATATATTCAGGAGGCCATCGAAATTGAAGAATCAGGCAAGAAAGTTGACCTGCGAAAAGCTGCCGATTACCCTGTACCGGAAGAATTTAAGCGTGCCTTACTTGAAGACCCTTTCCTTCAAAAAGCTTTTCAATCACTTACGCCAGGTCGACAAAAAGGTTACCTATTCTACTTTAACCAGGCAAAACAAGTGAAAACACGTGAGGCGAGAATCGAAAAATATTACCAGCATATTCTAGATGGAAAAGGTATCGATGACTAACCTATTTTTTACAGTTTATCCGTTATATATTTATCTATAAAGAGTAGATTTGTCTACAATCAAATAGACAGAACCAGACCAAGACGAATGATTATAGCTATTATTGCAATCCGATATAGTCAATTCGTCGACTAATGTATAGCTGAATTCACATGAATAAAAAATTAGTATTGCTCATCTGCGGCTTATTGCCCATTTTTTCACAAGCACAGAAAAAGAACAACGCAACACAACGCCCCAATATCGTCTTTATCCTAACGGACGATTTCACGGCCCAAGCATGGGGCGTATATGGCGGTATTTTAAAAGATTTTGTCAAAAATCCGAATATTGAAAAATTAGCCAGCCAAGGAGCGGTACTCCATAATACATTCTGTACCAATTCAATTTGCACCCCTAGCCGTGCAACCATACTGACAGGACAGTACAGTAATAAAAACCAAGTCTACACACTGGAAGATGCGTTGGATCCCGATAAGGAAAATATCGCCAAGGATCTGCATAATGCGGGCTACCAAACTGCTGTTTTTGGAAAATGGCATCTGAAAAAAAGGCCGAGTGGATTTGACGATTTTAAAGTTCTTCCTGGCCACGGTGTTTATCATAATCCAACTTACCTCTCTAAAGACAACTGGAATGATAAGGAAGAGGCTGGTACACCTTATGAAGGCTATGTAGATGATATCACCACAACGATGAGTCTGGACTGGTTAAAATCACGCAACCCCGACAAACCCTTCTTCTTAATGTGTCATTACAAAGCGACGCATGAACCCTTTGATTTTGCCGAGCGATTCAAAGATTACTACAAAGATGTGGAGTTTCCTTATCCCCCGACATTTTTGGATTCAGGAGCAATCACAACAGGACGCTCTTTTGAAGGGCAGCCTTTGGAAGAGCTTGGCCGTCGTTATGAGCAAGCTTCGGTAGGCCCCTTTTGGACATCTTATCCTGAGCTTCCCTTTTCAACAAAAGGAATGGACCCTTTGGAAGCCCGCAAAAAGATCTACCAAAAGTTCATCAAAGATTATCTGCGTTGCGTTGCTGGAATCGATGATAATCTCGGGAAAATTATGCACTATCTTGAAACGGCAAAATTGGACGGAAATACTGTTGTGATCCTGGCTTCCGATCAAGGATACTTTTTAGGTGAACACAATTTTATGGATAAACGTCTCATGTACGAAGAATCACTGCGCATGCCTTTTGTGATCAGCTACCCCAAAGAAATCAAAGCCGGTAGTCGATTAGACGACATGATTTTAAATATCGATTTCGCTGCACTATTTGCAGACTATGCCGGCATCAAAAAACCTGCCTACATCCAAGGCGAAAGCTTCCGGAATAACCTCAAAGGAAATACTTCCAAAACATGGCGGTCGGCCATGTATTACCGTTACTGGCAACATGCTCCAATACGCCCAGCCCACCTTGGCGTTCGTGATGAACGCTACAAACTGATCTATTTTTACGGACAACCTTTGGAAATGACAGGTAGCGAGCCTAAAACAACAGCACCCGCCTGGGAATTCTACGATCTACAACAGGATCCCATGGAAACACACAATGCCATTCTAGACAAAAAATATGTCAAAGAAATTGATCGGTTAAAGAAAAAATTGGCTAAACTTAAAGCTGAAGCAGGCGATGATGATGCAACAAGACCAGCTTTTCAGCAGGTTCTCAAACAAGAAAACTTATCGCTCCGGCAACCATAAGGGACGATCGGTATCCAGAAAAATATGCTACAGTAAAAGTCCTGTTGGCATTATATAATCTTGCAATT
Proteins encoded in this window:
- a CDS encoding sulfatase, which encodes MNKKLVLLICGLLPIFSQAQKKNNATQRPNIVFILTDDFTAQAWGVYGGILKDFVKNPNIEKLASQGAVLHNTFCTNSICTPSRATILTGQYSNKNQVYTLEDALDPDKENIAKDLHNAGYQTAVFGKWHLKKRPSGFDDFKVLPGHGVYHNPTYLSKDNWNDKEEAGTPYEGYVDDITTTMSLDWLKSRNPDKPFFLMCHYKATHEPFDFAERFKDYYKDVEFPYPPTFLDSGAITTGRSFEGQPLEELGRRYEQASVGPFWTSYPELPFSTKGMDPLEARKKIYQKFIKDYLRCVAGIDDNLGKIMHYLETAKLDGNTVVILASDQGYFLGEHNFMDKRLMYEESLRMPFVISYPKEIKAGSRLDDMILNIDFAALFADYAGIKKPAYIQGESFRNNLKGNTSKTWRSAMYYRYWQHAPIRPAHLGVRDERYKLIYFYGQPLEMTGSEPKTTAPAWEFYDLQQDPMETHNAILDKKYVKEIDRLKKKLAKLKAEAGDDDATRPAFQQVLKQENLSLRQP
- a CDS encoding FISUMP domain-containing protein, with the translated sequence MKDVKMSLSIEFIGVMLFLLAGMVSSCKKDKGQVALGTMEVKITASVAQFADVSANQTTADHLTTSRQANAAQRRRLPIDKDFDLTVTWSPVTTQVTKAESMVSGKKARTISDMKPNTQYKLLVYDATGHYVAERDYTRGLESNTAALLLHGGATYKFVAYSINSTSANAAVNFQDDNNKTLDGTSISSLEGTADFMYFRKDMLISSSGDNYLNIVFVHQFSEITTTVDASATGKSIKELEAAFDSHYPNASIALSDGTITRIGTAGNLAVGFTGFNTASVTGINILNGQSTTATLTFSKLTIGTLTRTDMPPITNLNITPGVAYRLNLTIEPRDGNLVYLGQYATKIGDQIWMRHNLGADTSLNPDQNPSSAALLGNYYQYGRAAVVATSSTGSGAISGWNTSVAADNAWNSGTEASPTKTAADPCPNGYRVPTAQEYQHLIDNSSASNIGTWANNSTANTVGAAKVMTSKTDPNVKLTFPAAGYRNAAQGILYWRGGNGAYWTSSVSGSNLTRFSALQNSASIDQSNNSQPANLSKATGMTIRCIAIQK
- a CDS encoding helix-turn-helix domain-containing protein, yielding MQLRTNILNGPDQNVDVKDHIVYLPLFGASAAGEFQSSDAYVFFFFEKGDGLHSIDYLDYPVKSSEVHITFPNQVQSWTFQTDSIGHRLIVSNTFIAQLMNEADQFNYATNKFPVIKVSDFDFKDLVANLKVIARELARPQINWQIVNLRVRLILLILNAKISAELHSSKKTSNSNIITIADNFKALLNKHIRETRSVHFYSDELFVSANYLGILCKRVFGKSAKTIINERLLLEAKRLLLGTNYSVKEIAYKLGFTDMANFSSFIKHMTGNSPKEIRQQQAESTGTAQSQLVSE
- a CDS encoding YdeI/OmpD-associated family protein, producing the protein MMNLKIEYFFENATRWNEEFNLLREIVRGNKTLQEDYKWMHPCYTLEGKNVVLIHGFKEYCALLFHKGVLLKDPKNILIQQTENVQSARQLRFTTLEQIASLREVISAYIQEAIEIEESGKKVDLRKAADYPVPEEFKRALLEDPFLQKAFQSLTPGRQKGYLFYFNQAKQVKTREARIEKYYQHILDGKGIDD
- a CDS encoding SRPBCC domain-containing protein, giving the protein MEPKTKVQAEDNKQEIIITREFDLPVELLFKAYEDPEIFEQWMGTKVLKLENKKHGSYALETSHNGQVMFKANGAIHEFLPNQRITRTFEMENSAFPVQLEYLTFEKLSAERSSLHIHIIFQSVAFRNQLLQMPFAQGINMAHNRLQEILAKLT
- a CDS encoding metalloregulator ArsR/SmtB family transcription factor; this encodes MNLRRDVFQAIADPTRRAILLLLASQAMTAGAIAANFNTARPTVSKHLQILTECELLKSQQNGREIYYQLNPAKMKEIADFIEPFRQMWDDRFNKLEAIMQNYKNK